The following proteins are encoded in a genomic region of Pyricularia oryzae 70-15 chromosome 6, whole genome shotgun sequence:
- a CDS encoding pathway-specific nitrogen regulator — MTSILSPEVLPKPIRFVNNKGLPPSKRRRVNAACYTCRRRKTRCDGARPTCSTCTKNGHSCRGYGDAPDRKRDTAPSSGARRKYSVGPKDCGDEDEDEDEDEEDGIAEGCNAQRINQSATTSTQQSGSPLVDSSSNREHDESNRVPYFRYFGPTAIVPGFKQMVVNVPNPRRSRGGSLSGSSPTETRSQASHGILHQEDLAPENPEDLPIYDPNDPGATDPTIIRLIDTFFTHLGCNYPFLRREKFLKMVGEKRVEPILLDAILALAARFHKKKDDREAMGHFYAQRAKMATVDPFPCPTVGAVQAYLLLAYESFGQDQDSALWAYLQLAIGMSIDIGLPRKDGVKYQGEKDPWYTLACIPKYDEAEQGHDKRDNGEGTLSPEEQAEVEQERINTFWAVFVLDRVISSGTGRPVRFKDEDFEIPLPEPSLISGNGWPAPFPDFIGIIHLYGRVSDVLNNVRNPKELAGESIQENLSSLVQELTLLHQRLDTRLHFNAVNFQEYSRAGQGTTFILLHLWFHTLIIILHQPAVIFGAVGQIDDLLPNGREVAISSARSIADILSFAELIDSRSVIGNPFTSQPMYIAACAFLMQSGAAQSSAPSQTDTGPAGLTKGFCFGAKEKEAKQPSSLLAFGANQNYQRCYKSLQQLQSYWGGVRYILTALDQKSKGIWDCETYTLEEYAMTKKISGRRSSSLGRLPREFEIPSTPNVPPMVGFSLTGTTNSPNSSLTWVYQNQAYAAMSLQGQQHVRHRPGSSAHQREIPTGAATSTEPEPSYDSASQPPVVPAPLTPPLGNMAYDPLRNEPPHAIYTSAYPQAPVSAMRFSPVSAANVPPKPRLRQKRRSMSSFNSPRAATSAKEPSRSRLPSGDPVNDRHLHLNLHRQLDSSPEGTSQTSPTSNITGNNIYTAPARSSVAGYEPSLMTSGGRSSSATPSGPADQQPAKFEHPQPGEYSSPIVQTAGIVTPNGGYYPQLSDLTFDSREITWGQDPTEAMAPWLVEYFSTNDIIGLLHASGGGEENNGG, encoded by the coding sequence CGCAAGACGAGGTGCGATGGCGCCCGTCCGACATGTTCAACCTGCACAAAGAACGGTCATTCGTGTCGGGGTTATGGTGATGCCCCAGACAGGAAGCGGGACACTGCACCCTCGTCTGGCGCGAGGCGGAAGTACTCAGTGGGCCCGAAGGATTGCGgtgatgaggatgaggatgaggacgaggacgaggaagacgggATCGCAGAAGGCTGCAACGCCCAACGGATCAACCAATCCGCCACTACAAGTACTCAGCAGTCTGGATCCCCGCTTGTGGATTCCTCGTCCAACAGAGAGCACGACGAGAGCAACAGAGTTCCCTACTTTAGGTATTTTGGCCCGACCGCAATCGTGCCCGGCTTCAAACAAATGGTCGTCAATGTGCCAAACCCCCGCAGAAGCAGAGGAGGCTCGCTCTCAGGATCGTCCCCGACCGAGACCCGATCCCAGGCCTCTCATGGAATACTGCACCAGGAGGATCTTGCACCTGAGAACCCCGAGGATCTGCCTATTTACGATCCCAACGACCCCGGGGCGACGGATCCCACCATAATACGCCTGATAGACACTTTCTTCACACACCTGGGCTGCAACTACCCCTTCCTACGCCGTGAAAAGTTCCTCAAGATGGTCGGCGAGAAGAGGGTTGAACCGATCCTGCTGGACGCCATACTGGCCCTAGCTGCAAGGTTCCACAAGAAAAAGGACGACAGGGAGGCCATGGGACATTTCTATGCACAGCGTGCAAAGATGGCCACTGTGGATCCATTTCCTTGCCCGACTGTCGGTGCCGTTCAGGCCTATCTTCTGCTGGCGTACGAAAGCTTCGGCCAGGACCAGGATAGCGCTCTGTGGGCCTACCTCCAGCTTGCCATTGGAATGTCTATTGATATAGGTCTGCCGAGGAAGGACGGAGTCAAGTATCAAGGCGAGAAGGACCCTTGGTACACGCTCGCTTGTATCCCAAAGTACGACGAAGCCGAGCAAGGACACGATAAACGGGACAATGGAGAAGGCACCCTCAGCCCAGAGGAACAGGCCGAGGTCGAACAGGAGCGAATCAACACCTTTTGGGCGGTTTTTGTTCTGGACAGAGTCATCTCCTCGGGCACTGGGCGGCCCGTTCGGTTCAAGGACGAAGATTTCGAGATACCTCTGCCAGAACCGTCCCTGATCTCTGGCAATGGCTGGCCTGCACCGTTCCCTGATTTCATAGGGATCATCCATCTGTACGGCCGAGTATCGGATGTTTTGAACAATGTTAGGAATCCGAAGGAACTGGCAGGCGAAAGCATCCAGGAGAACCTCAGCAGCCTTGTGCAGGAATTGACGTTACTCCACCAGAGATTGGACACTCGTCTCCATTTCAATGCTGTCAACTTTCAGGAGTACTCAAGGGCTGGCCAGGGCACGACATTCATATTGCTTCATCTTTGGTTTCACACCTTGATCATCATCCTCCACCAGCCCGCCGTCATTTTTGGAGCAGTCGGGCAGATTGATGATCTCTTGCCAAATGGTCGCGAGGTGGCCATCTCAAGCGCAAGATCGATTGCAGATATTCTCTCTTTTGCTGAACTTATCGACTCGAGAAGCGTCATAGGAAACCCATTCACGTCACAGCCCATGTACATAGCCGCCTGTGCATTTTTGATGCAGTCCGGTGCAGCGCAGTCGTCGGCACCGTCGCAGACCGACACTGGACCGGCTGGCCTGACAAAGggcttttgttttggggccaaggagaaggaggcgaAGCAGCCCAGCTCGCTGCTTGCCTTTGGGGCTAACCAGAACTATCAACGGTGTTATAAGAGTCTCCAACAGTTACAATCCTATTGGGGCGGCGTCAGATATATACTCACGGCTTTGGACCAGAAGTCCAAGGGGATTTGGGACTGCGAGACTTATACGCTAGAGGAGTACGCCATGACCAAGAAAATTTCAGGAAGACGGTCATCTTCGCTGGGCCGGCTCCCCCGTGAATTCGAAATTCCTTCGACTCCAAATGTGCCGCCCATGGTCGGCTTCTCTCTCACAGGCACAACCAACTCACCAAACTCGTCTCTCACCTGGGTTTATCAGAACCAAGCCTACGCCGCAATGAGCCTGCAAGGCCAGCAACACGTGCGACATCGTCCTGGATCTTCAGCTCACCAACGAGAGATACCCACCGGGGCTGCAACGTCAACCGAGCCCGAGCCAAGCTATGATTCTGCAAGCCAGCCCCCCGTTGTACCTGCACCCCTCACACCTCCTCTGGGGAACATGGCCTACGACCCTCTCCGCAACGAGCCCCCACATGCCATATACACGTCCGCTTACCCACAAGCACCCGTCTCGGCAATGCGATTTTCGCCAGTGTCGGCAGCAAACGTCCCGCCCAAGCCCCGGTTACGGCAGAAGCGTAGGTCCATGTCTTCATTCAACAGCCCTAGGGCTGCCACATCGGCCAAGGAGCCATCTAGATCTCGTCTTCCTAGTGGCGATCCCGTCAACGACCGTCATCTTCATCTGAATCTTCATCGCCAGCTCGATTCCAGCCCCGAGGGTACATCACAAACCTCTCCGACGAGCAACATCACAGGAAACAACATATACACGGCACCGGCGCGCTCATCAGTGGCCGGCTACGAGCCATCGTTGATGACaagcggcggcaggtcttCATCGGCGACGCCATCGGGCCCTGCTGACCAGCAGCCTGCCAAGTTTGAGCACCCGCAGCCGGGAGAGTACTCATCGCCCATTGTGCAGACCGCCGGCATCGTCACGCCGAACGGTGGATACTACCCTCAGCTTAGCGACCTCACCTTTGACAGCCGTGAGATCACATGGGGCCAAGACCCGACCGAGGCCATGGCACCGTGGTTGGTAGAGTACTTTTCGACCAACGACATCATTGGTCTTTTACACGCGAGCGGTGGCGGCGAAGAGAACAACGGGGGCTAA